GGAGAGGTAATAAAACTAAAGGTTGGAGATGTGGAAAGCTCTAATATCTCATTCGGGCACAGGTTTTTGAGCCCGGATACATTTGAGGTCAGGGATTTTAAAGACTATAGGAAAAAATGTAAAGCCAATTTTGTAATTGTTGACCCATTGGAAAGAAAAACAGTTATTGAAAGCGGTATAAAAAATGCGGCATCATCAAAAAACGGGTCTGTATCAGACTGTAGCGCCCTTCTTGAAACCGTAAATTTCATGGCTGAATATCCTACAGCATTTGTTGGAAGCTTTTCTGAAAGATTCTTGAGCATTCCAAAGGAAGTACTTATAAACACCATGAAGAAACAACAGATGTACTTCCCTCTTTTTAACTCCCAAAATAACCTTATGAACTACTTCATAGGTGTTGCGGATACTGAAAATAAGGATTTGAGCATTATAATAAAAGGTAATGAGAGAGTGCTGAGAGCAAGATTCTCAGATGCTGAATTTTTCTTTAAGGAAGACCAGAAAATCAAACTGGAATCCAGAGTCGATGCTCTTAAAGGCATAATATTTCTGGAAAAACTAGGAACCGTTTATGACAAGGTTGTAAGGATTGGAAAGCTTGCTGCCTTCTTAAACCGTAAAGTATTAAGAAGCGGGAAAAATGAGGCATTAAACCTTGATGAAGGTATAGTGCAAAGGTCTGCAATGCTCTGCAAAACTGATTTGCTTACTGAAATGGTCAAGGAATTTCCTGAACTCCAGGGAATAATGGGCAGGGAATATGCGCTTTTGCAGAAAGAAAATGAAAATATTGCCGCTTCAATATACGAGCATTATCTGCCAAGATTTGCCGAGGATGAAACTCCGCTAACTGACTACGGAACCCTGCTAAGCCTTGCAGATAAATTTGATACTATTTCAGGATGTTTCTCGATTTCTCTTGTCCCAACAGGTTCTGAAGACCCCCTTGGCCTGCGCCGTTCAACAATCGGGATAATAAACATTCTGATTAACAGGGAATACAAGCTGTCGCTGAAAGAAACCATTTCCGAATCTCTTAAACTTTACGGTGTTGAAAAAAACAGGGAAGGTCTACAGTCAAACGTTTTAAGTTTCTTTACAGCAAGGTTTAAAAACATTTTAATCTCTCAGGGCTATGAATCAGATGTGATTGATGCTGTGTTTTCGCAGAATTTTGATGACCTGCTTGATTCAAAAAACAGAATTGATGCAATATCACGGATGAAAAAGGAGGAAGGCTTCAATTCCCTTACCACAACATTTAAGAGAGCAATCAGGATTCTTCCCGGCAATGAAAAAAACGATGTCAGAGAATCGCTTCTCAGAGAAAACGCTGAAAGGGATTTATACACTGTTTTTAAATCAATACAGGCAGAAAGCAGAACTCTCCTCGATAACGGAGATTACTATGCGGCGCTTAAAAAAATCTCTAAGATAAAGGACCAGGTTGATAAGTTTTTTGATGATGTTATGGTAATGGTTGATGATGCTGAATTGAAAAAAAACAGGCTCAGTTTGTTAAATAATGTGATTGGACTTTTTTCCAGAATTGCTGATTTCAGCAGAATATCTGAGGGTTAAATACTAAATTATGAAAAGGATGTAAATATTAATTCAGGAGGAATGTATGGCTAAATTTGTTTATTTTTTCGGGAAGGGATCTGCTGACGGTAAAGGCGATATGAAAGAACTGCTCGGAGGAAAAGGTGCAGGGCTTGCTGAAATGACCAACGCAGGTATTCCTGTACCGCCCGGATTCACAATTACCACAGAGGCATGCAAGGTCTATTATGAAAACGGTGAAAAGCTTCCGCAAAAAATAAAATGGGAAATAGATGAGGCGTTGAAGCGGCTTGAAGATATACTGGGTTTAAGACTCGGAAACCCCAAAAACCCTCTGCTTCTTTCTGTTCGTTCAGGATCAAAGTTTTCAATGCCCGGAATGATGGATACTATTCTTAATCTCGGGCTTAATGATGAAACAGTAGAAGGGCTTGCAAAGAAAACAGGCAATAAAAGATTTGCCTACGACAGCTACAGAAGATTCATTCAGATGTTCGGGAATGTTGTCCTCGGCATTGGCAAGGATGTCTTTGAACATATTCTTATTGAAAAGAAAAAGAAATGCCGCGCCAAGTTCGACACAGACCTCTCGTGGGAAGCCTTAAGTGACCTCACATCTGAATATAAAAAAGAAATGAAAAGGGTAGTAGGCATAATTTTTCCTCAGGATGCCCATATACAGCTTTCTATGGCAAGAGATGCAGTTTTTAAATCATGGCACAATCCAAGGGCAATAACCTACAGGAAATTAAATGATATCCCTGAAAACCTTGGAACTGCGGTAAATGTGCAGGCAATGGTTTTTGGAAACCTCGGCAAAACATCAGCCACAGGCGTAGGATTCACAAGAAACCCTGCAACAGGAAAAAATGAATTCTACGGAGAATTTCTGATTAATGCCCAGGGAGAGGATGTGGTTGCAGGAATCCGCACTCCTCAGCCAATATCCAATTTAAGAAAAGTAATGCCTGAAGTTTTCAGGCAATTAAAGGAAATCACAGACCGTCTTGAAAAGCATTATCGTGATGTTCAGGATTTTGAATTTACCATTCAGGACAAACAGCTTTTCATGCTTCAGACAAGGAACGGAAAAAGAACAGCTATTGCAGCAATAAAAATAGCTGTTGATATGGTTGAAGAAGGGCTGATTACAAAAGAAGAAGCTATTTTAAGAGTGGAACCTGCCTCACTGGACCAGCTTCTCCATCCTGTCTTTGAACCAAAACACAGGGCAAAAGCAAAACTATCGGCAAAAGGGCTTCCTGCCTCCCCGGGCGCAGCAACAGGAAAAATAGTCTTTACTGCAGACGATGCAGTTGAATGGGCTAGAAAGAAAGAAAATGTTATCCTTGTAAGGAATGAGACCGTTCCTGATGATATTCACGGAATGAATGTTGCCAAGGGTATCCTTACAGCAACCGGAGGAATGACATCTCATGCTGCTGTTGTGGGAAGGCAGATGGGAAAGCCAAGCATTGTGGGATGCAACAATCTCATCATAAACGAAAAAGGAAAAACCCTGATTGTTGACGGAAAAAAGCTGAAAGAAGGAGATTATATTTCAATAGATGGTTCAACCGGAGATGTAATACTTTTACAGCTTCCAACCACTGACTCTGAAATCATTCAGGTGGTTACAGAAAAGATTAAACCCAATAAATCCCAAACCTATCAGAATTTCCATAAACTCTTATCATGGGCTGAAGAAGCAAAAAGACTCAAAGTCAGAGCAAATGCAGATATCCCAAGAGATGCCAAGACAGCATTTGCCTTTGGCGCTCAGGGTATAGGGCTTTGCAGGACTGAGCATATGTTCTTTGCAAAGGAAAGACTTCCTATAGTTGTAAAAATGATACTATCCGCAGCAAAAGGACAGGAAGGAGTCAATATAATTGAGTCCCTGAAAAAGAGGACATCAGAAACAGGATCAAACCAAAATAACAAGGAACTCAAGGATGAATTGAAAAAGGCAGAAGCAACATACAGTGAAGCAATTAAGGATTATATGGATTCATTAAAAAAACTCCTGCCAATGCAGAAGAGTGACTTCTATGGACTCTTCAAGGAGATGAGAGGATATCCCGTTACAATAAGGACACTTGACCCGCCTTTACACGAATTCCTTCCAAAGAGAGAAGAACTGATGGTAGAAATTGCTACGCTGAAAGCCTCAAATGCAAAAAAGAATAAAGCAAAAATAGAAAAACTTGAGGAACTGCTGGCAAAAGTTACTGAACTCCACGAGTTCAACCCGATGCTTGGTCACAGGGGATGCCGTCTCGGAATAACCTATCCTGAAATTACAAAAATGCAGACGGAAGCAATTTTTACTGCAGCCTGTGAACTTGCAAAAAAGAAGATAAAAGTAATACCTGAGATAATGATTCCCCTTGTAGGCCATGTAAGGGAGCTGAAAGCCCAGAAAAAAATAGTTGTCTCTGTCGCAGAAGAGGTAATGAAAAAGAACAAAGTCAGGATAGATTACCTTGTCGGCACCATGATAGAGCTTCCGCGGGGAGCAATCACTGCAGATGAGATTGCGCAAGAAGCAGATTTCTTTTCCTTTGGAACCAATGACCTCACGCAGACAACTTTCGGCTTTTCAAGAGATGATGTGGTAAAGTTTTTGAGAGTTTACCAGCAGATGGGAATTCTGGAAAAGGATCCATTTGCAACCATCGATGTTGAAGGTGTTGGACATCTTATAAAGATTGGAGTTCAGAAAGGAAGAGGAATAAAGCAAAATCTGAAAGTAGGTATCTGCGGAGAACACGGAGGAGACCCTGCATCAATAGAATTTTTTAATAAGATAGGGCTTGATTATGTAAGCTGTTCCCCGTACAGAGTGCCTATTGCAAGGCTTGCTGCTGCCCGAATTGCTTTATCCGAGAAGGTTTCAAAAAGAGAAGGTGATTGAACTGTGGAATTAACCTGAAATCCGAAAGAAATGACAATACAAATTTTCCCTTGCAAAAATATATCTTACATGTTAGGGAGTGAAAGTTTTTAAAATACACACACTTTTTGATCCTCTTAAAGAGGTGTCCTGATAAGAATCAGGATTTTAGGAGGAGATGAGAAAAGTGGAGGTTTAACCAAACTTAAAAGGAGAAAATATTGAGCATCATTTCAATGAAAAGTCTGCTCGAAACAGGGGTTCATTTCGGGCATCAGACAAAACGATGGAACCCCAAAATGAAAAAATATATCTATGGTGCTAAGCACGGAATTTATATCATAGACCTGCAAAAAACTGTACGGCTTTTCAGGGAAGCTTACAGTTTTGTGCGAGATCTTGTTGCCTCTGGTGAAAAAATTCTGTTTGTTGGAACAAAAAAGCAAGCATCAGAATCAATAGTAGAAGCAGCAACCCGCTGCGGTATGGGTTATGTAAGTGAAAGGTGGCTTGGAGGAAGCCTGACAAATTTTAAGACAATTTCCAAAAGCATAAAAAAATTAAAAGAACTGGAAGAAATGAAGAACACAGGTATTTATCAGGCTGTTTCCAAAAAAGAAATGATAGAACTCGAAAAGGAAAGAATCAGACTTGAGCGTTATTTTGGCGGATTGAAGAATATGGATAAGCATCCCGCAGCTATTTATGTAGTTGACCCGAGAAAGGAAAGAATTGCAGTAAATGAAGCCAAAATAATGGGAATACCTCTTGTGGGACTGGTAGACACCAACTGCGACCCTGACCTGATTGATTATATCATCCCTGGAAATGACGACGCTATAAGGGCAATCAAACTTATTACATCAAAAATAGCTGATGCTGTCATTGAAGGAAAACAGTTTGCCATAGATCGGGAGTCTGGAAAAACTGAACCAATAGTACCTATGGCTCAAGACCCTGAAACAGATGAAAGCGAAGAAATCGATATAATGAGCGATCATAAAGATAAGACGAAAACCTGAGGATTCTAGGAGGAATTATGCAGGTATCAGCTACACTGGTTAAAGATTTGAGAGAAAAAACAGGTGCAGGCATAGTCGAATGCAAACAGGCACTTGAGGAAAGCAAAGGAAATTTAGATGAAGCAATCAATTTATTAAGAAAAAAGGGGCTTGCTTCTGCGGCAAAGAAAGCAACAAGGGTCGCGAAGGAAGGGATAATCGGTTCCTATATCCACGCAGGAGGTAAAATCGGGGTTCTTGTTGAGGTTAATTGCGAAACAGATTTTGTCGCAAAAACCGAGGACTTCAAATTCCTTGTTAAGGATATCGCAATGCAGATTGCTGCTGCAAACCCAAGATATGTAAGCAGAGAAGAAGTTTCTGGGCAGGAGACTGAAAACGAGAAAAAAATCTACGAAGCGCAGATAAAGGACCAGAAAAAACCTCAGAATGTAATAGAAAAAATTGTGCTTGGAAAACTTGATAAATATTATGAAACTGTGTGCCTTAAGGAACAGATATTTATAAAAAACCCTGAACTCACTATTGAGCAGTTGATTAAATCAAAAATAGCCCAGCTGGGTGAAAATATCAGCATAAAGAGGTTTGTGAGATTCCACCTGGGAGAAGACCATCAGGGATAAAAAAGGGAAACTATAAATCCTAAATTCAAGACTCTAAACAAATTCAAATAGCCAAAATTAAAAACAGTTTAGAACATTGTGATTTATAATTTTCATATTGTTTGGGATTTAAATATTAGGATTTAGAATTTAATTTAGGTTTTCAATTATGAAAAATAACAAGATGAAATATAAGCGCATTCTTCTGAAAATCTCAGGAGAAATCTTGGCAGGAAAAAAAGGGTATGGCATCGATATAGAAATAGTGAAAAAGATTGCCAATGAAATAAAAGAAGTCCATAAACTTGGAACGCAGATTGCAATAGTAGTCGGCGGAGGCAATATATTCAGAGGCGTAGAACTTACTGTACAGGAAATAGACAGGGCATCAGGAGACTATATGGGAATGCTTGCGACAGTGATGAACGCTCTTGCCATTCAGAATGCACTGGAAAAACTCGGAGTATATACAAGAGTCCTTTCAGCAATTGAAATGAAGGAAGTGGCAGAACCTTATATCAGGAGAAGAGCAATAAGACATCTGGAAAAAAACAGAGTTGTAATCTTTGCCGGAGGAACTGGAAACCCATACTTCACTACAGACACAGCAGCTTCTTTGCGGGCTATGGAGATAAATGCTGATGTGATTCTTAAAGCAACAAAAGTTGACGGAGTTTACAGCGCTGACCCGATGAAAGATAGTCTTGCAAAAAAATTTCCTCGGCTTACTTATATTCAGGTTCTTGAAAAAGGCTTAAAAGTAATGGATGCTACTGCAATATCTCTCTGCATGGATAACAACCTTCCTATAATTGTATTCAATCTGAACCAGGATGGCAATATTAAAAAAGCAGTTATGGGAAAAAAAATCGGAACAGTTGTAACAGGGAGCTAATATGATTCAGGAAATCTATAAAGAAATTGAAGAACTTATGAAAAAAGCCTTAACTGCCCTTCACCGCGATTTTGCTTCAATAAGGACAGGAAGGGCAAATGCCGCCTTGCTCGATGGAATAAAGGCAAGTTACTACGGCAACCTGACACCGATAAATCAGCTTGCAACAGTTTCCGTTCCTGAAAACAGATTAATAGTTGTCCAGCCATGGGATCCAAGTGCTCTTGGAGAAATTGAAAAAGCAATTCTAAAATCTGACCTCGGAATATCGCCTGCAAACGACGGGAAAACAATAAAGCTCCCGATTCCGGAGCTGACCGAAGAAAGAAGACGCGAGCTTGTTAAAGTAGTGCACAAGAATGCTGAGAGAGAGAGAGTTTCTATCAGAAACGCCAGAAGGGATGGAAATGAAAAGATAAAGTCATTGCAGAAAGAAAAAAAAATAACTGAGGATGACGCACACAAAGCCCAGACTGAAATTCAGAAAATTACTGATAAATACATGGAACGCCTTGAATCAGCAGTAAAGAGCAAGGAAGAAGAAATTTTAAAGTTTTAAGTTTAAAGGCTACTCTGTGTAACCGCATTAAATTTAAAAAAGCCCTTGAAAATAACAGTAACTCTAAACTTAGCTATTTCTAAAGGTGGTGAAACTGGATGCATACAATAAATGATGAGTGCATTGCTTGCGGAACCTGTGCTGAGGTGTGCCCATCAGAGGCAATAAAAGCAGGAGAGAACAAATACATTATTGACGACAACTGCACTGATTGCGGAACCTGTGTTGAAGCATGCCCTGTTGATGCAATAAAAGCTCCGGCGGCTTAATGTCAATTTTCTTAAAACAAGAATTAGGTCGAGAATCAAAAACATGATTTTTCGGCCTAATTTTTTTATTTCTACTGAATAGAGTTGAAATAAACAAGCTATTATTATAGCATATAAAACTTAAACATTCTGTTGGAAAAACACAATATGATGTCATTCAGTCTGTGTCGCAATGTCATTGCGATGGAGCAAAGCGACTGAAGCAATGTAGTTATGCGCGAAGAAGAACTTTTAAAAAAAATAGATCCCAAAAAGCTTCCAAGACATATTGCTATCATAATGGATGGCAACGGAAGATGGGCAAGGATGAGAAAGCTTAACAGGATTGAAGGCCACAGAAGAGCAACAGAAACTGTAAGAAATGTTGTTATGACTTGCAGGGAGTTAAACATAGAGATTCTGACTCTTTACACCTTCTCGCAGGAAAACTGGAACAGGCCAAAGACTGAAATAAGCGCGCTTATGATACTTCTGAAAAAATTCCTGAGAGATGAACTGGAAGAAATGATGGGCAACAATATAAGGCTTATCTCCATTGGCAGAACAGAAAGATTGCCTGTTGATGTAAAAAGAACTCTGGATTTTGTCACCGGACAGACTAAAAACAATGACGGAATGATACTCAACCTTGCATTGAGCTATGGAAGCAGAACAGAGATAATTGATACAGTAAAAAAAATAGCAAACAAAGTAAAAGAGAAAACTCTTGGCATAGATGAGATAAACGATGAAATCTTTTCTAAAAATCTCTATACATCAGACCTTCCCGACCCGGACCTTATGATAAGAACAAGCGGAGAAATGAGGATAAGCAATTTCCTGCTTTGGCAGCTTGCTTATGCAGAACTCTGGATTACTCCTGTCCTCTGGCCTGACTTTAACAAGGTACACCTCTTTGAAGCCATACTTGATTACCAGAGCAGAGAACGCAGATTTGGACTCACTGCCGAGCAATTAAAGGAAAAAAAGAGGGTAATGCTCTTTTGAAAATAATTCCTTCAAAGAGAATATTAACAGCACTGATTCTTATACCAGCCATACTCCTTATATTGGAAAAAGGAGAAAGGATTGCTTTTTTCCTGCTTGTTACAGCAGCCCAGGTTCTGGCGCTCATAGAATTTTACAATATTTTTTCAAAGACAGGCATTAAGGTCCAAAAATATCTGGGAATCTTGTTTGGTATTTTTATTTCGTATCTGTTTTACAAAAACAGACTCCCTGAAATACTGCTGACCATAACTTTAAGCGTTATATTCACTTCAATTGCAAGGGTTTTTGACAGAGATGGTTTAAAAGACAGCCTTTTTGGTATTGCTGCTACTGTCTCTGGATTGATTTATGCATCAGTTCTTGGAGGATATTTAATCCTTGTAAGAAATCTTGATAACGGGCTAAATTATATTTATATATTGCTTATAATCATATGGGGGTCTGATTCCGGAGCTTATTTTATTGGAAGGAAATGGGGGAAAAACAAACTTTCTCCTGCTATAAGCCCTAATAAATCAATTGAAGGCGCAATAGGAGGGGTTCTAGCAGGAATTTTAGGCGCATCCTTCTGGTGGTTCCGCGGAGAATTCTCTATTTTACACTGCCTGATTTTCGGCACATTAATATCATTGGCAGGAATAACTGGAGATTTGTTTGAATCCCTTATAAAAAGAACTGCCGGGATAAAAGATTCTGGAAACCTGTTCCCGGGTCACGGAGGAATTCTTGACCGCATAGATTCACTTTTATTTGCTGCACCTGTGTGGTACTATTACATCAAATATTTCTTGATTAGATAATACCCCTTGAAACTTTTACCTTTACAGATTATGGAGGAAACCAATGGAATGGGAAATAGAACAAAGAATCAAAACGCTTGAAGACAAGATCGAAAAGCTATGGGGGCATCTTTGACCTCGAGGAAAAGAAAAAAAAATTAGAAGAGATTGAAAAAGAAACATCAAATCCTGAATTCTGGGCTGATAAAAATAAGGCAAAGGAAGTGCTTGCAAGCCGCAAAATCCTTTCCAAGGCAATACAGTCATGGGAAGATATGTGGAAAAATTTCTCAGACCTGAAGGAATTCTACACACTTGCAAAAGAAGAAAATGATGAGAACACTGTTCTGGGCATTGCAACAGAGATTGATAAAATGGAAGCCATTGTCTTAAAGTTTGAAGTCCAGACAATTCTTTCCGGAGAAAATGATTACAATAATGCAATAGTCTCAATTCATCCGGGAGCCGGAGGAACTGAATCGCAGGACTGGGCACAGATGCTTCTGAGAATGTATCTTCGATGGGCTGAAAGGCATGGCTTTAAACCTGAAATCAATGAAACTCAGCAGGGAGAAGAAGCAGGAATCAAAAGCGCAACATTTACTGTAACAGGTGAGTATGCCTATGGGAATTTAAAGGCTGAAGCAGGTGTTCACAGGCTTGTCAGGATTTCACCTTTTGATGCCAACAAAAGGAGACACACATCCTTTGCTTCAGTATTTGTAATTCCTGAAATAGATGATGAAATTGTTGTGGACATAAAGGATGAGGACTTGAAAATTGATACCTTCCGCTCCGGAGGGGCAGGAGGACAGCACGTAAATGTTACTGACTCGGCAGTAAGAATCACTCATATTCCATCGGGCATTATTGTTTCGTGCCAGAATGAACGCTCGCAACACAAAAACAAGTCAACTGCCTTAAAGATTCTCAGGTCAAAGCTCTATAAAAAAAAGCTTGAAGAAGAAAAAAACAAGTTTGAAAAATTACACGGAGAGAAAAAAGATATTGCGTGGGGAAGCCAGATACGCTCATATGTTCTTCATCCTTACCGTATGGTAAAAGACCACAGGACTGAAATTGAGACAGGCAATGCTGATGCGGTGCTTGATGGAGATATTGACAAATTCATAGAGGCATATTTGATGAGAGGCGGGAAGTAAAATTTAAAATTCTAAATTCTAAGCACTAAACAATATCAAATGACCAAAATCCAAAACAGAGTTATGAGAAGTCCAAGAATTTTTTGAATTTTGAAAATTTGAATTTTGAATTTGTTTACCCCGCTTAGAAATTTTAATTTCTAACGGGGTTTAGGATTTAGATATTAGAATTTAGTATTTAATTTTATAAGGTGTAACAATGAAAAATGAAGAAAATGAATTAATTGTTCAGAGAAAAAATAAGATTGAAGAACTAAAGGCTCTCGGTATTAATTCATATCCAAACGATTTCAAGCCTGCTCATACTATAAATAATATTATGATTAAATACCGTGAAAAAAACAGCGAAGAAATTGAAAAGCTGAGTGAAGAAGCTCAGATTTCAGGAAGGATTATTACAATGAGAGTGATGGGAAAGACAACCTTTGCCCACATTCAGGACTCCTCAGGGAAAATGCAGATTATGGTTAGGGAAAATGACCTTGGTGAAAGGGATTATACCATTTTCAAAAAGCTTCTGGATATCGGGGATTTCATAGGCATAAAAGGAAGGGTGTTCCGTACCAAAACCGGTGAACTTACAATACTGGGATTTTTCTTCAAGCTTCTGTCAAAATCGATCAGGCCTCTGCCGGAAAAATGGCATGGGTTAAAGGACATTGAGATAAGATACAGGCAGAGATATGTGGATTTAATTGTCAACTCAGATGTAAAAACTGTTTTTGAGAAAAGAAGCCGTATAATAAGTTCTTTGCGTGAGTTTATGAACCGTGAAGGATTTCTGGAGGTTGAAACACCAATGATGCAGTCAATTCCCGGAGGTGCTGCTGCAAAACCATTCAAGACCTATCACAATGCCCTTGGAATGGAGCTTTTTCTCAGAATTGCCCCGGAATTATACCTGAAGCGTCTGGTAGTAGGCGGAATAGAACGGGTTTATGAAATAAACAGAAACTTCAGAAATGAAGGAATCTCAACACAGCATAATCCGGAATTCACAATGATGGAATTTTATATGGCTTATGCCACTTATCTTGATTTGATGGAATTTACAGAAAAACTGATTTCCCTCACTGCTGAAAAGGTTCTTGGAACACCTAAAATC
The Candidatus Schekmanbacteria bacterium RIFCSPLOWO2_02_FULL_38_14 DNA segment above includes these coding regions:
- a CDS encoding lysine--tRNA ligase; translation: MKNEENELIVQRKNKIEELKALGINSYPNDFKPAHTINNIMIKYREKNSEEIEKLSEEAQISGRIITMRVMGKTTFAHIQDSSGKMQIMVRENDLGERDYTIFKKLLDIGDFIGIKGRVFRTKTGELTILGFFFKLLSKSIRPLPEKWHGLKDIEIRYRQRYVDLIVNSDVKTVFEKRSRIISSLREFMNREGFLEVETPMMQSIPGGAAAKPFKTYHNALGMELFLRIAPELYLKRLVVGGIERVYEINRNFRNEGISTQHNPEFTMMEFYMAYATYLDLMEFTEKLISLTAEKVLGTPKIKYGEYDIDLTPPWERIGLVSSIEKFTGIAGEEFKTIESASRAAKRLGIKFNEKAPKGKIILTVFEELVQPKLINPVFIYDFPLDISPLSRKKDDNPELVERFELYVAGIEVANAFSELNDPQDQRERFIRQMDERASGNQEAHMMDEDYLKALEQGMPPTAGEGIGIDRLIMLLTNSNSIKDVILFPQMRKES